ACCGCGACCAGCTCGTCGAGCGGATCGAACTCTAGTACCCGCCGTCTGCCCTGCGCCGTTCTCGCACCGACGCCGGAAACGCTGGCGGAGAGCGCCGCCGCTGTGGGAGCGTTCGTCGCGGACCGATCGGTCGAGAAATCAGTCGAGTTCGTACCGGCCGTTCGCCCGCCGGACGTGGCCGCGCTCGCGGAGGGTGCCGGTGATCGAGAGGACCGAACTCTTGTCGACGTCGAGCGTGTCACAGAGTTCGTCCGCCGTGGCGGTCCCCCGGACGGCGAGGCAGAAGTACACGAGTTTCGCTCGCGCGGATCGGATGTCTTCCGGCATCGACACGTCGATGTGGTCCGTCGCTGTCGCGCTCATACTCGCACTCTCTGTGTTTCGACGATAATAAAATTGAGCTACGACGATCGTCGAAAATCGGGCGCCCGACGACGCCGTCGAGCGCCGTACATCGACGGGAACCGCCGTCTCGCGGCCGTTCGCGCCCGTCGCCGTCGTCCGGCGGTGAGACGATCGTCGTGTGTGACGAACGATCGTGTGGGTTCGACGCGCGTGACGCATCGTTTTAGTACTTCGACCGGCCAACTGGTAGCTCATGAATACCCAGCTCACCGTCCTCGCGCTCGCGACCGGGCTGCTCACCGGGGCCCTCTTCAGGTTCCTCAACGTCCCGATCCCGGCTCCGCCGGAGCTTCCGGGCGTGATGGGGATCGTCGGCATCTACGTCGGCTACAAGCTGATCGACCACTTCGACGTCGGCGTCGACGTCCTCGAAGCCCTCGGGAGCTGAGCGCTCACGCCACCCGTTCTACCGTCGCCAGTATCCCCGGCATCGGACCGTTCGTCGTCTCGAACGGCGCGTCCGTCGTCGTCAGCACCCGCCACCCGTCGTCGAACGCGGCCGCGACGTCGTCGGGACCGATCCGTTCCGGGGGGTACGCCGCCGGCGCGTCCGCGCCGAACGCGAGGACGGCCGCGCGGCCGCCGGGTTCGAGGACCGCGCGCAGACGGTCCGCGTACCGCGCCCGCGCGTCGGCCTCGAACGCGTGGAACGTCCCGCAGTCGAGCGCGGCGTCGAACGGGCCCAGAGCCGGGTCGAGGGCGAGCGCGTCGCCGACGCGGTAGGCGACCGGCAGGTCGTCGTCGGTCGCCGCCCGCGCCCGCTCGATCGCGACTGCGGAGACGTCGAGCCCCGTCACCCGGCGCCCGCGAGCGGCGAGGTACCGCGCGTGGGTGCCGGTCCCGCAGCCGACGTCGAGGACGCAGCCGGCGAGGGCACCGCTCTCGACGAGGTCGACGACCGCCGACTGGGGCTCGCCGACGTCCCACGGGGTGTCGCCGGCCGCGTACGCCTCGTCCCACCAGTTTTCCGTCTCGTCGGCGTCGGGCACGGCTCCCCACTGCGCGCCGTCGCGACAAAAGACCGTCGACTGCCGCCGAAAACGAGAGACGGAACTCGGACCGCGATCAGTAACTGCGGACCTTCGGCTCGTACGTCTCGCCCTCGCCCTCGAGGATCACGGGCCGGTACCAGACCGAGGGCTTGCCGCCGTTCCAGGAGATCATGGTGTGTTTGAGCCACTCGTCGTCCTTGCGCTCCTGGTGTTCCTTGCGCCAGTGGGCGCCGCGGAACTCCTCGCGGACGAGCGCGCCGAGCGCGATCGTCTCGGCGACGTCGATCAGGTTGCGCGTCTCGACGGTCATCTGCAGGTCGGTGTTGAACGTCCGCGAGGGGTCGTCGACGTAGACGTCCTGGTACTCCTCGCGGCACTCGCGGATGACCTTCAGCGCGCGCTTGATGCCCTCCTCGGTGCGGAAGACGTTGACGTCGCGGGTCATCGCCTTCTGGAGCTTCGAGCGGATCTCGGCGTGCTGGACGCCGTCGTCTTTGTCCATCAGGTAGTCGACGCGCTCGCGTTCGGCCTCGACGGCGCGCTCCAAGACGGCGTCGGCGTCGGTGACCTGCCCGGCGCCGTCGGCGACGGGTTCGCCGACCGCGGGTTCGATGCCGGCCTCGCCCGGTTCGACCGGGAAGTCGACGTCCGTCTCCTCTTCGACGTCGGGACTGTAGCCCGTCTCGATCCTGGCCTCGCCGAGGTCCTCGCCGGCGGCGTGGCGGCCGGCGCGCTTGCCGAAGACGATCAGTTCGGGCAGGGCGTTCCCGCCGAGTCGGTTGCCGCCGTGGACGGAGACGCAGGCGCACTCGCCGGCCGCGTAGAGGCCGTCGATGTTGGTCTGGCCGTTCTCGTCGGTCTCGATGCCGCCCATCGCGTAGTGCTGGCCGGGCTTGACCGGCATCGGCTCGACGAGGCCGTCGACGCCCTCGAAGTCCTCCGCGAGGTGGAGGATGTTTTCGAGGCGGTCCATGATGCGCTCCTCGCCGAGGTGGCGCATGTCGAGGTGGACGTACTCGTCGTTGACGCCGCGGCCCTCGTTGACCTCCGTCAACTCGGCCCGGGAGACGACGTCGCGGGAGGCGAGTTCGCCGTCGTTGTTCGCGTAGCCGTACTCGAACATGAACCGCTCGCCCTCGTTGTTGTAGAGGATGCCGCCCTCGCCGCGGACGCCCTCGGAGATGAGCACGCCCGTCGACGGCAGCGACGTCGGGTGGAACTGGATGAACTCCATGTCCTCGAGCGGGACGCCGGCGCGGTAGGCCATCGCCTGGCCGTCGCCGGTACAGGAGACGGCGTTGGTGGTGTGGTCGAACGCCTGCCCGAGGGGGCCGGTCGCCAGAACGACGCCGTCACGGGCCTTGAACCCCTCGATCTTGCCGGTCTGGACGTCGTAGCCGACGACGCCGTGACAGCTCCGGTCGTTCGGATCCGGCTCGTCGGTGACGGCGAGGTTCATCACGAACCACTCGTCGTACACCTGGATGCCGCGCTTGACGGCCTGCTCGTACATCGTGTGCAGCAGGTGGTGACCGGTCTCCGCGCCCGCGTAGGTCGTCCGCGGGAACGAGAGGCCGCCGAACGGCCGCTGGGAGACGCGGCCGTCGTCCTCGCGGGAGAACGGCATCCCCCAGTGTTCGAGGGTGATCACGTCCTCGGGGGCGTCCTGCGCGAGGGTCTCGATCGCGGGGGCGTCGCCGAGGTAGTCCGACCCCTTCATGGTGTCGTAGGCGTGCAGTTCCCAGTCGTCGCCCTCGCGCAGCGCGGCGTTGATGCCGCCCTCCGCCGCGCCCGTGTGGCTCCGCACGGGGTGGAGTTTGGTGACGATCGCCGTGTCAGCTCCCGCTTCGTGCGCTCCGATCGCAGCCCGGAGGCCGGCGCCGCCGCCGCCGACCACGATGACGTCGTGTTCGTACATTGTTTACCAGAATTTCAGGTTCTTCTTCACGGCCTCACGCTTGAGCTCCTGAATGTGCTCGGTGAGGGGGATGTCTTTCGGACACACCTCCGTACAGGAGAACTGCGTCTGGCACCGCCAGACGCCGTGTTCCTGCTCGACGATGCGGAGTCGATGCTCCTTGATCTCCTCTTCCTCGCGCTCGTCCATCGCGAACCGGTAGGCCTTGTTGATCGCCGCCGGGCCCAGATACTGGTTGTCGCCGGCCGCGATGTTACAGGAGGACATACACGCGCCACACCAGATGCAGCGCGTGCTCATCTTCACCTTCTCGCGGTTCTCCCGCGACTGGCGTTGCTCTTCGCCCTCCGGGAGGTCCTCGCTCTGGAAGTACGGCTCGACCGCGTGCATCTGGTCGTAGAAGTGGTCCATGTCCACGACGAGGTCC
The Salinilacihabitans rarus DNA segment above includes these coding regions:
- a CDS encoding helix-turn-helix domain-containing protein, which produces MSATATDHIDVSMPEDIRSARAKLVYFCLAVRGTATADELCDTLDVDKSSVLSITGTLRERGHVRRANGRYELD
- a CDS encoding XapX domain-containing protein → MNTQLTVLALATGLLTGALFRFLNVPIPAPPELPGVMGIVGIYVGYKLIDHFDVGVDVLEALGS
- a CDS encoding class I SAM-dependent methyltransferase, which encodes MPDADETENWWDEAYAAGDTPWDVGEPQSAVVDLVESGALAGCVLDVGCGTGTHARYLAARGRRVTGLDVSAVAIERARAATDDDLPVAYRVGDALALDPALGPFDAALDCGTFHAFEADARARYADRLRAVLEPGGRAAVLAFGADAPAAYPPERIGPDDVAAAFDDGWRVLTTTDAPFETTNGPMPGILATVERVA
- a CDS encoding FAD-binding protein gives rise to the protein MYEHDVIVVGGGGAGLRAAIGAHEAGADTAIVTKLHPVRSHTGAAEGGINAALREGDDWELHAYDTMKGSDYLGDAPAIETLAQDAPEDVITLEHWGMPFSREDDGRVSQRPFGGLSFPRTTYAGAETGHHLLHTMYEQAVKRGIQVYDEWFVMNLAVTDEPDPNDRSCHGVVGYDVQTGKIEGFKARDGVVLATGPLGQAFDHTTNAVSCTGDGQAMAYRAGVPLEDMEFIQFHPTSLPSTGVLISEGVRGEGGILYNNEGERFMFEYGYANNDGELASRDVVSRAELTEVNEGRGVNDEYVHLDMRHLGEERIMDRLENILHLAEDFEGVDGLVEPMPVKPGQHYAMGGIETDENGQTNIDGLYAAGECACVSVHGGNRLGGNALPELIVFGKRAGRHAAGEDLGEARIETGYSPDVEEETDVDFPVEPGEAGIEPAVGEPVADGAGQVTDADAVLERAVEAERERVDYLMDKDDGVQHAEIRSKLQKAMTRDVNVFRTEEGIKRALKVIRECREEYQDVYVDDPSRTFNTDLQMTVETRNLIDVAETIALGALVREEFRGAHWRKEHQERKDDEWLKHTMISWNGGKPSVWYRPVILEGEGETYEPKVRSY